A portion of the Bacteroides faecium genome contains these proteins:
- a CDS encoding tetratricopeptide repeat-containing sensor histidine kinase yields the protein MKKAVYISFIINLLVCIPLHSKDRISEHLYALQHLINTNLAYDSIASIDSIIIWEQKLSPILEQENQTELLFRIKQLLVHVHSLHGNIGQAIDEARLMYEKAETLKYDLGIALSNTAIGDAYYCSNMSKEAIDAYKEAILQPVSSSEGNYYKEMAMLHLKAIFIRERNPKEAKVYREMLLKSDAIHTNRTILFFHYCSDVAYYIMVGELQKAQDSFHEAEKIYDSCKEPYYYSPLLCSRGLYYEAIGENELALSCYDNVLQSIKQKMRSISYLQVSYLKADLLAKTGNPQEAARLYDKISHITDSIASPSYTHRINSLRASYQESRMKVENKIEHNRIFMGGILIGTVILTVIIYLALHILKQNKKIAESKKLLEQSRLNAESAMHAKSLFLSNMSHEIRTPLSALSGFSNLLTDQKLDTETRRQCSDVIQQNSDLLLKLINDVIDLTNLEVGKMKFSFGYHDAIAVCNNVIDTVNKVKQTRAELRFKTPLTSLQLYTDDSRLQQLLINLLINATKFTAEGSITLEVGLQSDEYAFFSVTDTGCGIPLEKQANIFSRFEKLNETAQGSGLGLSICQLIIERIGGKIWIDPAYTDGCRFCFTHPVRPVEGRKEEQA from the coding sequence ATGAAAAAGGCTGTTTACATATCATTTATCATCAACCTGCTTGTATGTATTCCATTACATTCAAAGGACAGGATTTCCGAACATTTGTACGCCTTACAGCATCTTATCAACACCAACCTTGCTTATGATTCGATAGCCTCTATAGACAGTATCATAATCTGGGAACAGAAGCTAAGCCCGATACTCGAACAAGAGAACCAAACAGAACTTTTATTCCGAATCAAACAACTACTAGTACATGTACACTCTTTACATGGCAACATCGGACAAGCTATCGATGAAGCACGACTTATGTATGAAAAAGCCGAAACCCTGAAATATGATTTAGGAATAGCACTCTCCAATACAGCTATCGGAGATGCCTATTACTGTTCAAATATGTCCAAGGAGGCAATCGACGCTTACAAAGAAGCAATCCTTCAGCCCGTATCTTCTTCGGAAGGCAACTATTACAAAGAAATGGCTATGTTGCACCTGAAGGCTATCTTTATCAGGGAACGCAACCCGAAAGAAGCGAAAGTCTACAGGGAAATGTTACTGAAATCGGATGCCATACATACCAACCGAACCATCCTGTTCTTCCATTATTGTTCCGATGTGGCATATTATATAATGGTAGGAGAACTGCAGAAAGCACAAGACAGTTTCCATGAAGCGGAAAAGATTTATGACTCCTGCAAAGAGCCCTATTATTACTCCCCTTTGCTCTGCTCCCGAGGATTATACTACGAAGCAATCGGGGAAAACGAACTCGCCTTGTCATGTTATGACAACGTGTTGCAAAGTATCAAACAAAAAATGCGGTCGATAAGCTACTTACAGGTATCCTACCTGAAAGCAGACTTGCTCGCAAAAACCGGAAACCCTCAAGAAGCCGCCCGACTATACGATAAAATCAGCCATATCACCGATTCTATCGCTTCTCCCAGTTATACACACCGCATCAACAGCCTGCGCGCCTCTTATCAGGAAAGCCGGATGAAAGTGGAGAACAAGATTGAGCACAATCGTATTTTCATGGGTGGTATCCTTATCGGAACTGTCATCCTGACTGTCATTATTTATCTGGCGCTACATATATTGAAACAAAACAAGAAGATTGCCGAATCAAAAAAACTCCTTGAGCAGTCACGGCTAAATGCGGAAAGTGCCATGCACGCCAAAAGCCTTTTTCTCTCCAACATGAGTCATGAAATCCGTACTCCGCTTAGTGCCCTTTCCGGTTTCTCCAATCTACTGACCGACCAGAAACTGGATACGGAAACTCGTCGGCAATGCAGTGATGTCATACAACAAAATTCGGACTTGCTGCTTAAACTGATTAATGACGTAATCGACCTGACTAATCTGGAAGTAGGCAAAATGAAGTTCAGCTTCGGCTACCACGACGCTATTGCCGTCTGCAATAATGTTATCGACACCGTCAACAAAGTAAAACAAACCCGGGCTGAACTCCGCTTTAAAACACCGCTCACCTCACTGCAACTATACACAGATGATTCACGTTTGCAACAGTTGCTCATCAATCTTCTCATCAACGCCACCAAATTCACTGCCGAAGGCAGCATTACCCTTGAAGTAGGATTGCAATCGGATGAGTATGCATTTTTTTCCGTGACGGATACAGGCTGCGGGATTCCTTTGGAGAAACAGGCGAACATCTTCAGCCGTTTCGAAAAGCTGAACGAAACGGCACAGGGATCGGGACTCGGTTTGTCTATCTGCCAACTGATTATAGAACGCATTGGTGGAAAAATATGGATAGACCCGGCATATACCGACGGATGCAGATTCTGTTTCACACACCCCGTCCGTCCGGTGGAAGGAAGAAAGGAGGAGCAGGCATGA
- a CDS encoding sensor histidine kinase, producing MDRPGIYRRMQILFHTPRPSGGRKKGGAGMKRIGIFCIILLGLIKIQPAQAMTVKDSLIHVLDTIPANEARLDVLYLLAYQDPMSTSCLNYLDRLLKEAAAQDDKKYQCLAMYAYVVYYFNHQDGKNTKLWMDKLTEIALNHKYYSTYFSAKRAEILIHIIEHKIEYSITQAEEMYRLASKTNNIKGMRYAKLCLMNAYLMSARYKEGENAGFEAYRLLPATASLEERKDILQEISLACASIESEESLKYLKEFETVLDKLSQQEAKFKLKVHHTGYLLLETLYAKYYLQNGKIDEARIHLKKMNGYFSPTDYIPCRGLYYDVYAQYYRITQMYDKALIYADSAVNLLSGVSDNNGLDYRIKRAGILADAGRTDEAIPLFRSLLAKKDTFYQHLSTTQMEEIYEMKEMDELLLEKEKHRSIIQTIELALIIIALIILIPATIRIFYVKKRLKKEEEEIRKMTHIAEEANEVKSHFLSNMSYDIRSTLNNVLGFSQLMTQDPDSIEATQWEEYSEIIQTNSTELIQLVNDVLDLSRLEAGKTKWQIQEYDIIPLCSDIVSIAQMRNREKILIDFKTTVKEQAFQLDIARFTEVILSTLVYPVSCEVQRFITFSLYRNEPEKQFVFRIINTPLADSEFQTRKVDIRHRINRLTIEYFGGTYTIISGPREEPEIIITYPYSKLPAGDAM from the coding sequence ATGGATAGACCCGGCATATACCGACGGATGCAGATTCTGTTTCACACACCCCGTCCGTCCGGTGGAAGGAAGAAAGGAGGAGCAGGCATGAAACGAATCGGTATATTCTGCATCATATTGCTGGGGTTGATAAAAATTCAGCCCGCCCAAGCAATGACTGTCAAAGACAGCCTGATACATGTACTGGATACCATACCCGCCAACGAGGCAAGGCTGGACGTCCTGTATTTATTAGCTTACCAAGACCCCATGTCAACGTCCTGTCTCAATTACCTGGACCGGCTGCTGAAAGAAGCGGCCGCGCAAGATGACAAAAAGTACCAGTGTCTTGCCATGTATGCGTATGTTGTCTATTATTTCAATCACCAAGACGGGAAAAACACCAAATTATGGATGGACAAACTGACCGAAATAGCCCTGAATCATAAATACTATAGTACTTATTTTTCTGCCAAACGGGCGGAGATATTGATACATATCATAGAACACAAAATAGAATACAGCATCACACAGGCTGAAGAAATGTATCGTCTCGCCTCTAAAACAAATAATATAAAAGGAATGCGTTATGCGAAACTATGCCTGATGAACGCTTATCTGATGTCCGCCCGATATAAGGAAGGAGAAAACGCAGGATTTGAGGCTTATCGCCTGCTGCCTGCCACCGCTTCTCTTGAAGAAAGAAAGGATATCTTACAGGAGATATCCCTGGCATGCGCATCGATAGAGAGCGAAGAGTCGCTGAAATATCTAAAAGAATTTGAGACTGTGCTGGACAAACTGTCCCAACAAGAAGCGAAATTCAAATTAAAGGTTCATCACACCGGTTATCTCTTATTGGAAACTTTATACGCCAAGTATTATCTGCAAAACGGAAAAATAGACGAAGCCCGTATTCACCTCAAGAAGATGAACGGATATTTCTCTCCTACGGATTATATCCCCTGCCGCGGACTCTATTACGACGTATATGCCCAATATTACCGGATTACGCAAATGTATGACAAAGCACTGATTTATGCAGACTCCGCCGTCAATTTACTTTCAGGAGTGTCGGATAACAACGGGCTAGACTACCGGATAAAACGGGCAGGAATACTTGCCGACGCAGGACGGACAGATGAAGCTATTCCCTTATTCCGCAGTCTGTTGGCTAAGAAAGATACCTTCTACCAGCACTTGTCCACCACCCAAATGGAAGAAATCTACGAAATGAAGGAAATGGATGAATTGCTCCTTGAAAAGGAGAAGCACCGGTCGATTATCCAAACAATCGAACTGGCATTAATCATTATTGCATTAATCATTCTGATACCTGCTACTATCCGCATCTTTTACGTAAAAAAAAGGCTGAAAAAGGAGGAGGAAGAAATCAGGAAAATGACTCATATAGCGGAAGAAGCAAATGAAGTGAAAAGCCACTTTCTTTCCAACATGAGCTATGACATCCGCAGTACGCTCAACAACGTACTGGGCTTCTCACAATTAATGACCCAAGACCCCGACAGCATAGAAGCCACCCAGTGGGAAGAGTACTCCGAAATTATCCAAACCAATTCGACCGAACTGATACAACTGGTGAATGACGTACTTGACTTGTCGAGACTGGAAGCCGGAAAAACGAAATGGCAAATACAGGAGTATGACATTATTCCTTTATGCTCGGACATTGTCAGCATAGCGCAAATGAGAAACAGGGAAAAGATACTGATTGATTTCAAAACCACTGTCAAAGAACAGGCTTTCCAACTGGATATCGCACGCTTCACAGAAGTCATTCTAAGCACGCTCGTTTATCCGGTTTCCTGTGAGGTGCAAAGGTTCATCACGTTCTCCCTGTATCGTAATGAACCGGAAAAACAGTTTGTGTTCCGTATCATAAACACTCCGCTTGCAGATTCGGAGTTCCAAACGCGGAAAGTGGATATCCGCCACCGGATTAATCGCCTGACAATCGAATATTTCGGAGGGACATACACCATTATTTCCGGTCCGAGGGAAGAACCGGAAATTATTATCACATACCCTTACTCAAAATTACCGGCAGGAGATGCCATGTAA
- a CDS encoding sensor histidine kinase, with protein MNNPKAQISLISGILLMIPYILFATVISTPADSLQNLLKDCPDTGKRAVIYVHLADIYVDSINIAPAYWNKALTEAVKAKDEYITKLALDALVKSYAAKDKEKVKQYIDIAKRVLPESHNTLFVNYLYCYNIWMEMRKNNSLELIEQELNELKDEEVKAMTVEEQIRWEYLTGVSLDYLSLLTHAYREIGKAIPYIERALDKVSKFPMKDRIHFEILCRYELSDLYTATEDKKAADEINKMIELNREWNSLNTSFERKFLDESDYYMKQYSLIIFLGDLIDKKETQKYYEKYIGIARKKNKMKSTYETRARYYKTIGDYQASITYIDSTILTKQYEPEVLIPLYTVKAGLYYKMKDYKNAYLTLKEGNRLQTKNKSTKREQQMAEMQTRFDVSKLELEKMSLAYKNKQIALIASCILLIGLIAWSIYQRYMVKRLKKMHRKLMVANEEVKRQSEKATESEKMKTAFLNSICHEIRTPLNSIAGFSELITDDSLDTATRVEFKELILNNSTALLSMVNNILELSELVSSYEPLPVEPTDVYGLCVEEMEILKDRILNPDILCITEADKKEIIIPTNAFYLSRVIGNLLGNAAKFTEKGTITLTCRIDEEQGVLIISITDTGIGIPTDKQEWVFERFTKVDDFKPGTGLGLYICRIIIQRLSGSISIDSCYTKGCKVSVCLPIK; from the coding sequence ATGAACAACCCAAAAGCACAAATCAGCCTTATCTCCGGAATTTTACTAATGATTCCATACATTCTGTTTGCAACGGTAATCTCTACCCCTGCAGATAGTTTGCAGAACTTATTAAAAGACTGTCCGGATACCGGAAAGAGGGCTGTCATCTATGTACATCTGGCTGATATTTATGTCGATAGTATAAATATCGCTCCTGCATACTGGAACAAGGCACTCACCGAAGCGGTCAAGGCTAAAGATGAATATATTACGAAACTTGCTTTGGACGCACTCGTCAAAAGCTATGCCGCGAAGGATAAGGAAAAAGTAAAACAGTATATAGATATCGCCAAGCGTGTGCTTCCGGAAAGCCACAACACGCTATTCGTCAATTATCTGTATTGTTACAATATTTGGATGGAAATGAGAAAAAACAACTCATTGGAACTTATCGAACAGGAACTGAATGAACTGAAAGATGAAGAAGTGAAAGCAATGACAGTTGAGGAACAAATCCGGTGGGAATACCTCACAGGAGTATCGTTGGATTATTTATCTCTACTGACTCATGCATACCGCGAAATCGGCAAAGCTATACCTTATATAGAACGAGCACTGGACAAAGTTTCAAAATTCCCTATGAAAGACAGAATCCATTTTGAAATATTATGCCGTTACGAATTGTCGGACTTATACACGGCAACAGAGGATAAAAAGGCAGCAGATGAAATAAACAAAATGATTGAATTAAACAGAGAATGGAACAGTCTGAATACCTCTTTCGAGAGAAAGTTTCTTGACGAATCAGACTATTATATGAAGCAATATTCATTAATCATTTTTCTCGGAGACCTTATTGATAAAAAGGAAACCCAAAAGTATTATGAAAAATACATCGGAATAGCCCGAAAGAAAAACAAGATGAAAAGTACATACGAAACCAGGGCAAGATACTATAAAACGATTGGAGACTACCAAGCCTCCATCACCTACATCGATTCTACTATCCTTACGAAACAGTATGAACCGGAAGTCCTTATCCCGCTCTACACAGTAAAAGCAGGGCTCTACTATAAAATGAAAGATTATAAAAATGCATATCTGACTTTAAAAGAGGGCAATAGACTACAAACAAAAAACAAATCAACAAAGAGGGAACAGCAAATGGCGGAAATGCAGACACGCTTTGATGTCAGCAAACTGGAACTGGAGAAAATGAGCCTTGCCTATAAAAACAAACAAATAGCGCTCATCGCTTCCTGTATTTTATTAATAGGACTAATTGCGTGGAGTATCTACCAACGCTATATGGTAAAACGACTGAAAAAGATGCATCGGAAATTGATGGTCGCCAATGAAGAGGTCAAAAGACAAAGCGAGAAAGCTACCGAAAGCGAAAAAATGAAAACCGCTTTTCTTAATTCCATCTGCCATGAAATACGGACTCCATTGAATTCTATAGCCGGATTTTCCGAACTAATCACGGATGATTCTCTGGATACTGCGACTCGTGTAGAATTCAAAGAATTAATACTAAACAATTCCACCGCATTGCTTTCTATGGTGAACAATATACTGGAACTATCCGAACTTGTCAGTTCTTACGAACCATTACCGGTTGAACCCACAGACGTATACGGACTTTGTGTAGAAGAAATGGAAATACTGAAAGACAGGATATTGAATCCTGACATATTATGTATCACCGAAGCAGATAAGAAAGAAATAATCATACCGACAAACGCTTTTTACCTCTCTCGAGTAATCGGTAATTTATTGGGTAATGCTGCCAAATTCACAGAGAAAGGGACAATTACATTAACCTGTCGAATTGACGAAGAACAGGGAGTATTGATTATTTCCATAACCGACACGGGAATAGGCATACCGACCGACAAGCAAGAGTGGGTATTCGAACGGTTTACCAAAGTAGATGATTTCAAACCCGGCACAGGACTTGGGCTTTATATTTGCCGTATCATCATCCAGCGTCTCAGCGGCAGTATAAGTATTGATTCCTGTTACACTAAAGGCTGCAAGGTATCGGTATGCCTGCCAATAAAGTAG
- a CDS encoding alpha-L-fucosidase: MKKHSLIFCAGVLLLSACQPAKAPEAILPIPEAKQVEWQKMETYAFVHFGLNTFNDREWGYGDSDPKTFNPTGLDCEQWVQTFVKSGMKGVILTAKHHDGFCLWPTQLTEYCIRNTPYKDGKGDIVRELSDACKKYGIKFAVYLSPWDRHQANYGSPEYVDYFYKQLNELLTNYGDVFEIWFDGANGGDGWYGGAKDSRTIDRKTYYDYPRAYKMIDELQPQAVIFSDGGPGCRWVGNEKGFAGATNWSFLRAGEVYPGYPNYRELQYGHADGNQWVAAECDVSIRPGWFYHPEEDDRVKTVDDLTDLYYRSVGHNATLLLNFPVDRDGLIHPTDSANAVNFHKNVQKQLANNLLAGLSPKASDERGSAFSAKAVTDNDYDTYWATNDEVTSATIEFDLPQPEKINRMMLQEYIPLGQRVKSFVVEYNQEGEWLPVKLNEETTTVGYKRLLRFETITADKIRIRFTDSRACLCINNIEAFYAGETSDIYTAKAEELKSFPFTLNGVDAAEAQKCMDKNDQTACFINGNAVLIDLGEERTITSFHYLPDQSEYNKGVIAAYEISVGTDSNAINQVVAKDEFSNIKNNPILQSVYFTPVKARYIQLKATRMIHDGEPMGLAEIGIQ; the protein is encoded by the coding sequence ATGAAAAAACACTCTCTTATTTTCTGCGCAGGAGTTCTTCTACTAAGTGCCTGCCAACCGGCAAAAGCACCGGAAGCTATCTTGCCTATCCCCGAAGCTAAACAGGTAGAATGGCAAAAGATGGAAACCTACGCTTTTGTACACTTCGGACTTAACACATTCAACGACCGCGAATGGGGATACGGAGATTCCGACCCTAAAACATTCAACCCCACCGGACTGGATTGCGAACAATGGGTACAAACCTTTGTAAAATCCGGAATGAAAGGAGTGATCCTGACAGCCAAGCATCACGATGGTTTTTGCCTTTGGCCTACCCAACTGACTGAGTACTGCATTCGAAACACTCCGTATAAAGACGGAAAAGGTGACATCGTCCGTGAGTTATCGGATGCCTGCAAAAAGTATGGCATTAAATTCGCTGTTTACCTGTCTCCGTGGGACAGGCATCAAGCCAATTATGGTTCTCCCGAATACGTAGACTACTTCTATAAACAACTCAATGAACTACTGACCAACTACGGTGACGTTTTTGAAATCTGGTTCGACGGCGCTAATGGCGGTGACGGCTGGTATGGCGGTGCAAAAGATAGCCGTACTATCGACCGCAAAACTTATTATGATTATCCGAGAGCCTATAAGATGATTGACGAGTTGCAACCACAAGCTGTAATCTTCTCCGATGGTGGCCCGGGTTGTCGCTGGGTAGGCAATGAGAAAGGATTTGCCGGAGCTACCAACTGGTCTTTCCTTCGTGCCGGAGAGGTCTATCCGGGTTATCCTAACTATCGTGAATTGCAATACGGTCATGCCGACGGCAACCAATGGGTAGCTGCCGAGTGTGACGTTTCTATCCGCCCAGGATGGTTCTATCACCCCGAAGAAGACGACCGTGTAAAAACTGTGGACGACCTGACCGACTTGTATTACCGCAGCGTAGGACACAACGCAACATTATTACTGAACTTCCCCGTTGACCGTGATGGACTGATTCATCCGACAGACTCTGCCAACGCCGTTAATTTCCACAAGAATGTACAAAAACAACTGGCAAATAACCTATTGGCTGGTCTTTCTCCTAAAGCATCGGACGAACGAGGTTCTGCTTTCTCTGCAAAAGCTGTTACAGACAATGATTACGATACCTATTGGGCTACTAACGACGAAGTAACCTCTGCCACTATCGAATTCGACTTGCCTCAACCGGAGAAAATCAACCGTATGATGTTGCAGGAATACATTCCTCTCGGACAGCGTGTCAAATCATTCGTAGTAGAATATAATCAGGAAGGTGAATGGCTTCCCGTGAAACTCAATGAAGAAACAACAACCGTTGGTTACAAACGTCTTCTCCGTTTCGAAACAATCACAGCCGATAAGATTCGTATCCGTTTCACGGATTCACGTGCTTGTCTCTGTATCAATAATATTGAAGCGTTTTATGCAGGAGAGACTTCTGATATATACACCGCAAAAGCGGAAGAACTGAAGAGTTTCCCGTTTACTCTTAACGGAGTAGACGCAGCAGAAGCACAAAAATGCATGGATAAGAACGACCAAACGGCCTGTTTCATCAATGGGAATGCAGTATTGATTGACTTGGGAGAAGAACGTACGATTACTTCATTCCATTACCTTCCCGACCAAAGCGAATATAATAAAGGTGTAATCGCCGCCTATGAAATATCTGTCGGAACGGATAGCAATGCAATCAATCAGGTAGTAGCGAAAGACGAATTTTCTAATATAAAGAATAATCCGATTCTGCAATCGGTCTACTTTACCCCAGTCAAAGCCCGTTATATTCAGTTGAAGGCAACACGGATGATACATGATGGAGAACCGATGGGATTAGCTGAAATCGGCATACAATAA
- a CDS encoding nucleotidyltransferase domain-containing protein, with protein sequence MKRPQIVERIRKALTQVAPEAQAILYGSEARGDARPDSDIDLLILVDGNKLTIKEEDRIITPLYDIEIETGVQINARVLLKKIWENRPFQTPFGMNVMKEGIVL encoded by the coding sequence ATGAAGCGTCCACAAATTGTAGAACGAATACGCAAGGCATTAACACAGGTGGCACCGGAAGCGCAAGCCATTTTGTATGGTAGTGAGGCACGTGGAGATGCACGTCCCGATAGCGATATTGATTTATTGATATTGGTTGACGGAAATAAATTGACCATCAAAGAAGAAGACCGTATCATCACTCCGCTCTACGATATAGAAATAGAAACGGGAGTGCAAATAAATGCACGTGTCTTGCTGAAAAAGATTTGGGAAAACCGTCCTTTCCAGACACCTTTTGGTATGAATGTAATGAAAGAGGGAATCGTGCTATGA
- a CDS encoding HEPN domain-containing protein, with product MKEQLNRENIEALSAYRFLRAKETLKEIPYLKQQGYYNTAVNRLYYACYYAAVALLIKHEINPGTHAGVKQMIGLHFVATGRLSRELGRCFSLLFERRHSSDYDDFAYSSEEEIDELMPKATDFIGAIEVLLKE from the coding sequence ATGAAAGAACAATTAAACCGGGAAAATATTGAGGCACTGTCAGCTTACCGTTTTCTACGTGCTAAAGAAACGCTAAAAGAAATACCCTATCTAAAACAACAGGGATATTATAATACAGCTGTCAACCGTCTTTATTATGCCTGTTATTATGCAGCAGTCGCTCTGCTTATTAAACACGAGATAAATCCCGGTACCCATGCAGGTGTCAAACAGATGATAGGATTACATTTCGTCGCTACCGGTCGTCTTTCACGTGAATTGGGACGTTGTTTCTCCTTACTTTTCGAACGTCGGCATAGTAGTGATTATGATGATTTTGCCTATTCAAGCGAAGAAGAAATAGACGAATTGATGCCTAAAGCAACTGATTTTATTGGAGCCATCGAAGTTCTGCTGAAGGAATAA
- a CDS encoding electron transfer flavoprotein subunit beta/FixA family protein produces the protein MSLKIVVLAKQVPDTRNVGKDAMKADGTINRAALPAIFNPEDLNALEQALRLKDAHPGSTVTILTMGPGRAADIIREGLFRGADNGYLLTDRAFAGADTLATSYALATAIRKIGDCDIIIGGRQAIDGDTAQVGPQVAEKLGLTQITYAEEILEVGKDKIKVKRHIDGGVETVEGPLPIVITVNGSAAPCRPRNAKLVQKYKHAKTVTEKQQGNLDYTDLYDKRDYLNLAEWSVSDVNGDLAQCGLSGSPTKVKAIQNIVFQAKENKTISGSDRDVEELIVELLANHTIG, from the coding sequence ATGAGTTTGAAAATTGTTGTATTGGCAAAACAAGTTCCTGACACACGTAATGTTGGGAAAGATGCCATGAAAGCCGACGGAACGATTAACCGCGCGGCACTTCCCGCCATCTTCAACCCCGAAGACCTGAATGCTCTTGAGCAAGCGCTTCGATTGAAAGATGCTCATCCAGGCTCTACCGTAACCATCCTGACAATGGGACCGGGACGGGCAGCCGACATTATTCGTGAAGGACTTTTCCGTGGTGCAGATAACGGTTACTTGCTGACCGACCGTGCTTTCGCTGGTGCAGATACACTGGCTACTTCTTACGCACTGGCTACTGCCATCCGCAAAATCGGTGACTGTGACATTATTATCGGTGGTCGTCAGGCTATCGACGGTGATACCGCACAGGTAGGTCCTCAGGTAGCAGAGAAGCTGGGATTGACGCAAATCACATACGCAGAAGAAATTCTGGAAGTGGGTAAAGACAAGATTAAGGTAAAACGTCACATCGACGGTGGTGTTGAAACAGTAGAAGGTCCGTTGCCTATCGTGATTACCGTAAACGGTTCTGCAGCTCCCTGTCGTCCGCGCAACGCGAAACTGGTTCAGAAATACAAACACGCCAAGACTGTCACTGAAAAGCAGCAAGGTAATCTTGATTACACCGACCTGTATGACAAGCGCGACTATCTGAATCTGGCAGAATGGAGTGTATCCGACGTAAACGGCGACCTTGCACAGTGCGGTCTGTCCGGTTCACCGACAAAAGTGAAAGCCATCCAGAACATCGTGTTCCAGGCTAAAGAGAACAAAACCATCAGCGGCAGTGACCGTGACGTGGAAGAACTGATTGTTGAACTGTTAGCTAACCACACCATCGGATAA
- a CDS encoding electron transfer flavoprotein subunit alpha/FixB family protein produces MNNLFVYCEIEEGNVLDVSLELLTKGRSLANQLNCQLEAVVAGSDLKEIEKQILPYGVDKLHVFDGEGLYPYTSLPHTAILVNLFKEEQPQICLMGATVIGRDLGPRVSSALTSGLTADCTSLEIGDHEDKKEGKTYKNLLYQIRPAFGGNIVATIVNPEHRPQMATVREGVMKKEILSPTYQGEVIRHDVKKYVADTDYVVKVIERHVEQAKNNLKGSPIIISGGYGVGSKENFDLLFDLAKELHAEVGASRAAVDAGFAAHDRQIGQTGVTVRPKLYIACGISGQIQHIAGMQESGIIISINNDPDAPINAIADYVINGSIEEVVPKMIKYYKQNSK; encoded by the coding sequence ATGAATAACTTATTTGTATATTGCGAAATAGAAGAAGGTAACGTTTTGGACGTTAGCCTCGAACTTCTGACCAAAGGTCGTTCGTTAGCCAACCAGTTGAACTGTCAGCTCGAAGCTGTGGTTGCCGGAAGCGACCTCAAAGAGATTGAAAAACAAATCCTTCCTTACGGAGTAGACAAACTTCACGTTTTCGACGGCGAAGGACTCTATCCTTATACTTCACTTCCTCACACTGCTATCCTTGTGAACCTCTTCAAAGAAGAGCAACCGCAAATCTGCCTGATGGGTGCTACCGTTATCGGTCGTGACCTCGGCCCGCGTGTTTCTTCTGCTTTGACCAGCGGACTGACTGCCGACTGTACTTCACTTGAAATCGGTGACCACGAAGACAAAAAAGAAGGTAAGACTTACAAGAACCTGTTGTATCAGATTCGTCCGGCATTCGGCGGTAACATCGTAGCTACAATTGTGAATCCGGAACACCGTCCGCAGATGGCAACCGTTCGCGAAGGCGTAATGAAGAAAGAAATCCTCTCTCCTACTTATCAGGGAGAAGTGATTCGTCACGACGTGAAGAAATATGTAGCCGATACGGACTATGTAGTGAAAGTAATCGAACGTCACGTAGAACAAGCGAAGAACAACTTGAAGGGCTCTCCAATTATCATCTCCGGTGGTTACGGTGTAGGTTCAAAAGAGAACTTCGACCTATTGTTCGACCTCGCTAAAGAACTTCACGCAGAAGTAGGTGCCAGCCGTGCTGCTGTCGATGCGGGTTTCGCCGCTCACGACCGTCAAATCGGCCAGACAGGCGTAACGGTTCGTCCGAAACTCTATATCGCTTGCGGTATCTCCGGACAAATCCAGCATATCGCCGGTATGCAGGAAAGTGGTATCATCATCTCCATCAATAACGACCCGGATGCTCCGATCAATGCGATTGCCGATTACGTAATCAACGGAAGTATCGAAGAAGTTGTGCCGAAGATGATTAAGTATTATAAACAAAATAGCAAGTAA